The Hyphomonas sediminis genome contains a region encoding:
- a CDS encoding DUF1674 domain-containing protein: MTQPLPEDEIARRAGLPEAARRALEEADARKAAEAPDSAALPEGEIGGPKKIEPTRFGDWERKGIAYDF, from the coding sequence ATGACGCAGCCGCTGCCCGAAGATGAGATCGCCCGCCGCGCTGGCCTGCCCGAAGCGGCCCGCCGCGCGCTGGAAGAGGCCGACGCCCGCAAGGCCGCCGAAGCCCCTGATTCTGCTGCGCTTCCCGAAGGCGAAATCGGCGGCCCGAAGAAGATCGAACCCACCCGCTTCGGCGATTGGGAACGCAAAGGCATCGCCTACGATTTCTGA
- the purH gene encoding bifunctional phosphoribosylaminoimidazolecarboxamide formyltransferase/IMP cyclohydrolase, whose translation MSGAPVTLRRALISVSDKTGLIEQAKRLAALGVELVSTGGTSKALKEAGLAVKDVSDLTGFPEMMDGRVKTLHPAVHGGLLYLRDNPSHVKDAADHGIGAIDLIYVNLYPFEATVASGADFETCIENIDIGGPAMLRAAAKNGAFVAVCTDGGDVDAVLAEAEANGAVSPALLRKLAAKTYARTAAYDAAISGWYAKQIGEDAPDWAALGGRLQQSLRYGENPHQKAAFYVTGEKRPGVATARQLQGKELSYNNINDTDAAYELIGELGAEKPAVAIIKHANPCGVALGPNIIEAYKAALACDPTSAFGGIVALNRPLDEETAKVITEIFTEVVIAPGADAAAEAIFAKKKNLRLLITNGLPDPAAGGTFVKTVAGGFLMQDRDAGRITQADLKIVTKRAPTAQEMEDMLFAWRVAKHVKSNTIVYAKDGVTAGVGAGQMSRIDSARIAARKAQDAQETAGWTEPRTKGCVAASDAFFPFADGLLQAASAGATAVIQPGGSIRDDEVIAAADEAGLAMVFTGMRHFRH comes from the coding sequence ATGTCTGGCGCCCCCGTCACCCTCCGCCGCGCGCTCATTTCCGTTTCCGACAAGACCGGCCTGATCGAACAGGCAAAGCGCCTGGCCGCGCTGGGCGTCGAGCTGGTCTCTACCGGCGGCACCTCCAAGGCGCTGAAAGAGGCCGGCCTCGCGGTGAAAGACGTGTCGGACCTGACCGGCTTCCCCGAGATGATGGACGGGCGCGTGAAGACGCTGCACCCCGCCGTGCATGGCGGCCTGCTCTACCTGCGCGACAACCCCTCCCATGTGAAAGACGCGGCAGACCACGGCATCGGCGCGATCGACCTCATCTACGTCAACCTCTACCCCTTCGAGGCCACCGTTGCCTCGGGCGCAGACTTTGAAACCTGCATCGAGAATATCGACATCGGCGGCCCCGCCATGCTGCGCGCCGCCGCCAAGAACGGCGCCTTCGTGGCCGTGTGTACCGATGGCGGAGACGTGGACGCGGTGCTGGCCGAGGCCGAAGCAAACGGCGCCGTCTCCCCCGCCCTCCTGCGCAAGCTGGCGGCGAAGACCTATGCCCGCACCGCCGCCTATGACGCCGCCATCTCCGGCTGGTATGCCAAACAGATCGGCGAGGACGCGCCCGACTGGGCCGCGCTCGGTGGCCGCCTGCAGCAATCCCTGCGCTATGGCGAAAACCCTCACCAGAAAGCCGCCTTCTACGTCACCGGCGAGAAGCGCCCGGGCGTCGCCACCGCGCGCCAGCTTCAGGGCAAGGAGCTTTCCTATAACAATATCAACGACACCGATGCCGCCTATGAGCTGATCGGCGAACTGGGCGCGGAAAAACCCGCCGTCGCCATCATCAAGCACGCCAACCCCTGCGGCGTGGCGCTCGGCCCGAACATCATCGAAGCCTACAAGGCCGCGCTGGCCTGCGACCCGACCTCCGCCTTCGGCGGCATCGTGGCGCTCAACCGCCCGCTGGACGAGGAAACGGCGAAAGTCATTACAGAGATCTTCACCGAAGTCGTCATCGCGCCGGGCGCAGATGCCGCGGCTGAAGCGATCTTCGCCAAGAAGAAAAACCTCCGCCTCCTGATTACCAATGGTCTGCCCGACCCGGCCGCAGGCGGCACCTTCGTGAAAACCGTCGCCGGCGGCTTCCTGATGCAGGACCGCGACGCAGGCCGTATCACGCAGGCTGACCTCAAGATCGTCACCAAGCGCGCCCCGACGGCCCAGGAAATGGAAGACATGCTGTTTGCCTGGCGCGTGGCCAAGCATGTGAAATCCAACACCATCGTCTACGCCAAGGACGGCGTGACCGCCGGCGTGGGCGCAGGCCAGATGAGCCGCATCGACTCAGCCCGCATCGCCGCCCGCAAGGCGCAAGACGCGCAGGAAACCGCGGGCTGGACCGAGCCCCGCACCAAAGGCTGCGTTGCCGCCTCCGACGCCTTCTTTCCGTTCGCGGATGGATTGCTTCAAGCCGCCAGCGCCGGCGCCACCGCCGTCATCCAACCGGGCGGCTCAATCCGCGACGACGAAGTGATTGCGGCAGCCGACGAGGCCGGATTGGCGATGGTGTTCACGGGGATGCGGCACTTCCGGCATTGA
- a CDS encoding MJ0042-type zinc finger domain-containing protein — MILTCPSCGTHYFADDSTIGESGRTVKCASCGHSWFVQPAHLAEEAAAKPAPHELYREKMRESRREKSRLAAVFAWVFTIILFVGLTAGAFFFRNEVVKAWPQSASAYRLFGLEVNRFGLDFEGVVHTRTFNDTIPIVTVTGRAVNVSKSTVETPGVRVDLKDESGDIVATRFSFVTPAELAPGTAGQFGVVVEPTPVESYEIDLTFVDRSAVPTEPPAEAAPGPASRSPPTAEEASDEALLPETQDE; from the coding sequence ATGATCCTTACCTGTCCTTCCTGCGGAACTCATTATTTCGCTGATGACTCAACAATCGGTGAAAGCGGCCGCACGGTGAAGTGCGCCAGCTGCGGACATTCCTGGTTCGTGCAGCCGGCCCACCTGGCCGAAGAGGCCGCCGCCAAGCCGGCCCCGCATGAGCTGTACCGTGAGAAAATGCGCGAATCGCGGCGCGAGAAAAGCCGCCTGGCCGCTGTTTTTGCGTGGGTTTTCACCATCATCCTGTTTGTGGGGCTGACGGCGGGCGCCTTCTTCTTCCGCAATGAGGTGGTGAAGGCCTGGCCCCAATCGGCGTCTGCCTACCGCCTGTTTGGCCTGGAAGTGAATCGCTTCGGCCTTGATTTTGAGGGTGTCGTCCACACGCGCACCTTCAATGACACGATCCCCATCGTCACGGTCACGGGCCGGGCGGTGAATGTTTCCAAATCGACCGTCGAGACGCCCGGCGTGCGCGTCGACCTGAAGGACGAGAGCGGAGACATCGTGGCCACCCGGTTCAGCTTCGTGACCCCGGCAGAGCTTGCCCCCGGCACGGCAGGCCAGTTCGGCGTGGTGGTCGAGCCAACCCCGGTCGAGAGTTACGAGATCGACCTGACCTTTGTGGACCGCTCTGCTGTGCCGACCGAGCCGCCGGCGGAAGCCGCGCCGGGCCCGGCATCGCGTTCGCCGCCCACCGCAGAGGAGGCATCAGACGAGGCCCTGCTGCCGGAGACCCAGGATGAGTGA
- the htpX gene encoding zinc metalloprotease HtpX has product MGTAKTFILLAAMTAIFMAIGFLVGGTVGMAIAFVVAAGMNVFAWWNSDKMVLRMQGAQEVPEGTSNPMLRAFRQDVAKLADAAGLPQPKVYVIDTPQPNAFATGRDPKNAAVAATTGLLNMLTREEVAGVMAHELAHVQNRDTLTMTVTATLAGAIGMLANFALFFGRERAGLLGSIAIMIFAPMAAGLVQMAISRSREYEADARGAEICGNPLWLASALEKIERGARAQINPYAERNPAMAHMYISNPLNGRGADNLFSTHPSTANRVEALRRMAGEMGISNAPAPAARSAGPWG; this is encoded by the coding sequence ATGGGCACGGCCAAGACTTTCATCCTTCTCGCCGCGATGACGGCCATCTTCATGGCCATCGGCTTCCTCGTGGGCGGCACGGTGGGTATGGCGATCGCCTTCGTGGTGGCCGCGGGCATGAACGTGTTTGCGTGGTGGAACTCCGACAAGATGGTCCTGCGGATGCAGGGCGCGCAGGAAGTGCCTGAAGGGACGAGCAATCCGATGCTGCGCGCCTTCCGGCAGGATGTGGCGAAGCTGGCGGACGCCGCCGGCCTGCCGCAGCCGAAGGTCTATGTGATCGACACGCCCCAGCCCAACGCCTTTGCCACGGGCCGCGACCCGAAGAATGCCGCCGTGGCGGCGACGACCGGCCTGCTGAACATGCTGACGCGCGAGGAAGTGGCCGGCGTGATGGCGCATGAGCTGGCCCATGTTCAGAACCGCGACACGCTGACGATGACGGTGACGGCAACGCTGGCCGGCGCGATCGGTATGCTGGCAAACTTTGCGCTGTTCTTCGGGCGGGAGCGCGCGGGCCTTCTGGGCTCCATCGCGATCATGATCTTTGCGCCGATGGCAGCCGGCCTTGTGCAGATGGCGATCAGCCGCTCGCGCGAATATGAGGCTGACGCGCGCGGCGCGGAAATCTGCGGCAACCCGCTCTGGCTCGCCTCCGCGCTGGAGAAGATCGAGCGCGGGGCGCGCGCGCAGATCAATCCCTATGCGGAGCGTAACCCCGCGATGGCGCATATGTATATCTCCAACCCGTTGAACGGGCGCGGGGCGGACAATCTGTTCTCCACCCACCCTTCGACGGCAAACCGCGTGGAAGCCCTGCGCCGAATGGCCGGGGAAATGGGCATTTCCAACGCCCCGGCCCCGGCGGCGCGGTCGGCTGGCCCCTGGGGCTGA
- the rpe gene encoding ribulose-phosphate 3-epimerase, whose protein sequence is MKPVLISPSILSADFAKLGEEIRAIDAAGADMIHVDVMDGHFVPNLTFGPPVIEKLRPHTKKLFDVHLMISPVDPYIQDFAKAGADILTVHPEAGPHLHRTIQAIRAAGMRPGVALNPGTPASVIEPVIGDIDLVLVMSVNPGFGGQSFIESQLKKVAELRRMIDASGRDIILEIDGGLNAETAPRAIAAGVTAIVAGSAVFKGGPDAYAANIRALRPQVTA, encoded by the coding sequence ATGAAACCCGTCCTGATTTCGCCTTCGATCCTTTCTGCAGACTTTGCCAAGCTGGGTGAGGAAATCCGTGCCATCGACGCGGCCGGCGCCGACATGATCCATGTGGATGTGATGGACGGCCACTTCGTGCCCAACCTGACCTTTGGCCCGCCGGTCATCGAGAAGTTGCGCCCGCACACGAAAAAGCTGTTCGATGTGCACCTGATGATTTCGCCGGTGGACCCCTACATTCAGGACTTCGCAAAGGCAGGCGCCGACATCCTGACCGTGCACCCGGAAGCAGGCCCCCACCTGCACCGCACGATCCAGGCGATCCGCGCCGCCGGCATGCGCCCCGGCGTGGCCCTGAACCCCGGCACCCCGGCCAGCGTGATCGAGCCGGTGATCGGCGATATTGATCTTGTGCTGGTGATGTCGGTGAACCCCGGCTTTGGCGGGCAGAGCTTCATCGAAAGCCAGCTGAAGAAAGTGGCCGAGCTGCGCCGCATGATCGATGCATCGGGCCGCGACATCATCCTGGAGATCGATGGCGGCCTGAACGCCGAAACCGCCCCGCGCGCCATTGCAGCGGGTGTTACCGCAATTGTCGCCGGGTCAGCCGTATTCAAGGGCGGCCCGGACGCATATGCTGCAAACATCCGGGCACTGAGACCGCAGGTCACCGCCTGA
- a CDS encoding glycine zipper 2TM domain-containing protein — MTMAITQQAKPYKMAAGALAALTMALAGCASSYGAGTVSPSSVGQASTVYTGYVQSVREVTIRSERSLIGTATGAVLGGLAGSELGGGDKAQTAGAIGGAVVGGIAGNEAGKAMGTKKGYAYTVRFDNGEVREIVQGADLYIQPGTPVNAIAGADGWKIVPR, encoded by the coding sequence ATGACTATGGCGATCACCCAACAGGCCAAACCGTACAAAATGGCAGCCGGCGCTCTGGCCGCACTGACCATGGCGCTCGCAGGCTGCGCCTCCTCCTATGGCGCTGGCACGGTCAGCCCGTCCTCGGTTGGCCAGGCCTCCACTGTTTACACCGGCTATGTGCAGTCAGTGCGTGAAGTGACCATCCGTTCCGAACGCTCGCTGATCGGCACCGCGACCGGCGCCGTGCTCGGCGGCCTGGCAGGTTCTGAGCTTGGCGGCGGCGACAAGGCCCAGACGGCCGGCGCCATCGGCGGCGCTGTTGTTGGCGGGATCGCCGGTAACGAGGCGGGCAAGGCCATGGGCACCAAGAAGGGCTATGCCTACACTGTTCGCTTCGACAATGGCGAAGTGCGCGAGATCGTTCAGGGCGCAGACCTCTACATCCAGCCGGGCACCCCGGTGAACGCCATCGCCGGCGCAGATGGCTGGAAAATCGTTCCCCGCTAA
- a CDS encoding endonuclease domain-containing protein, translating to MRDDEKPTLRKARALRKAMPNAEVILWSRLRRRQLGGYRFRRQVPIGPYIADFACVELKLAFEVDGATHATPSQLEHDARRTAFLQQGGWHVRRVWNNEVYENLEGVLEGLLLELRNLERKQ from the coding sequence ATGCGCGACGACGAAAAGCCGACACTTCGCAAGGCCCGCGCCCTTCGAAAGGCGATGCCGAACGCCGAGGTCATTCTGTGGAGCCGCCTCCGGCGCAGGCAGCTCGGCGGGTATCGCTTCCGGCGCCAGGTGCCCATTGGCCCCTACATTGCCGACTTTGCCTGCGTTGAGCTGAAGCTGGCCTTTGAAGTGGACGGCGCGACACACGCCACCCCGTCCCAACTGGAGCATGATGCCCGCCGCACAGCCTTTCTGCAGCAGGGAGGCTGGCATGTCCGGCGCGTCTGGAACAATGAGGTCTACGAAAACCTTGAAGGCGTGCTGGAAGGGTTGCTTCTGGAATTGAGAAACTTGGAAAGAAAACAATGA
- a CDS encoding phosphoribosyltransferase, with protein sequence MSDLPKIDVVMSEAELMATVDGLADRLAPRLANGEWTAVSILIGATPFTSDLMKALARRDIHPILDVMWLESYRDARESSGRVVVRADIARNVEGRGILLIDDVFDTGRTLDFAKHHLLAKGAREVITVALTQKPWAPRGEMGVDFCAFDAPGRFLVGYGMDDKGLYRGLPFIGALD encoded by the coding sequence ATGAGTGATCTGCCCAAGATCGATGTTGTCATGTCCGAGGCCGAGCTGATGGCGACGGTCGACGGTCTGGCTGACCGGCTGGCCCCGCGCCTCGCAAACGGGGAGTGGACGGCGGTGTCGATCCTGATCGGCGCGACGCCTTTCACCAGCGACCTGATGAAGGCGCTCGCCCGGCGCGACATTCACCCCATTCTCGATGTGATGTGGCTGGAGAGCTACCGCGATGCCCGCGAAAGCTCCGGCCGTGTCGTGGTGCGGGCCGACATTGCCCGCAATGTGGAGGGGCGCGGCATCCTCCTGATCGATGATGTGTTCGATACTGGCCGCACGCTGGACTTTGCCAAGCACCATCTGCTGGCCAAGGGCGCACGGGAGGTGATCACCGTGGCGCTGACACAGAAGCCCTGGGCGCCGCGCGGCGAAATGGGCGTCGATTTCTGCGCCTTCGATGCCCCCGGCCGGTTCCTCGTCGGCTATGGCATGGATGATAAGGGCCTCTATCGCGGCCTTCCGTTTATCGGCGCGCTCGATTGA
- a CDS encoding heparinase II/III family protein: MSEPELEFHADRTRTSSDDAALWRRFRGVVGEDAKVSTLQRLKLTGHGPDAFSLHISNLLPPDDRRGDALMRGVWRIGQQRMKMSGGQAPWSLEMPSRHFADRVHRFGWLPDLLAQGEDGAALARAHVDDWIERFGKFNGFAWRIEPTASRVWNWMRCGPDLFESGSPKQRSERIDAVARQLRYLSEMIDTALDPKSRWMGAVALVAHSLCLRKGAGLSEALARLEGEVTAQILPDGGHVTRSPAHTLSSLLQLQTIEDALMRAQRPIPEWLTKWTPRMGAMVRFFRSGDGALDPFNDGDESRAEMVEAALSRFEAPPRRFLFAPKSGFQKIERGSLRFVLDCGEAPPRPFAEHARAGALNFEFSDGPARIVTSCGHSSEVNVDWQAAVRRTSAHSTLVLAGRDSSVFVLNEETRMRAVTGPEGIAAKRLEESNEIWLDAQHAGYKASHGLLHRRRIFVSGEGDRLTGEDSLVRPISQPPTDDKKGIPFEIRFHLHPTITAHMGREAIRLVSETGAVWRFKTSHEGARLERTVYLARGVVETPEQIVLAGYADPNGDGSQPPNCVRWAFIRERQN; encoded by the coding sequence TTGTCCGAACCCGAGTTGGAATTCCACGCAGACCGCACCCGCACCAGCAGCGACGACGCTGCCCTCTGGCGCCGGTTTCGCGGCGTGGTGGGCGAAGATGCCAAAGTTTCGACGCTGCAGCGCCTGAAGCTGACCGGGCATGGACCGGACGCTTTCTCGCTTCACATCTCCAACCTTCTGCCCCCGGACGACCGGCGCGGCGACGCGCTGATGCGCGGCGTGTGGCGGATTGGCCAGCAGCGGATGAAGATGAGCGGCGGACAGGCGCCCTGGAGCCTGGAAATGCCCTCGCGCCATTTTGCCGACCGGGTGCACAGGTTCGGGTGGCTGCCCGACCTGTTGGCCCAGGGCGAGGACGGCGCAGCACTTGCCCGCGCGCATGTGGACGACTGGATCGAGCGGTTCGGCAAGTTCAACGGCTTTGCCTGGCGCATCGAACCGACGGCAAGCCGCGTGTGGAACTGGATGCGCTGTGGGCCAGACCTGTTCGAAAGCGGCAGCCCGAAGCAGCGCAGCGAGCGGATCGACGCGGTGGCCCGGCAGCTGCGCTATCTTTCCGAAATGATCGACACGGCGCTGGACCCGAAATCGCGCTGGATGGGCGCGGTGGCGCTGGTCGCCCATTCGCTCTGCCTGCGGAAGGGCGCGGGGCTGAGCGAAGCACTCGCCCGCCTTGAGGGCGAAGTGACGGCGCAGATCCTGCCCGATGGCGGGCATGTGACCCGCAGCCCGGCGCACACCCTCTCTTCCCTGCTGCAACTGCAAACGATTGAAGACGCCCTCATGCGGGCGCAGCGGCCAATCCCTGAATGGCTGACGAAATGGACCCCGCGCATGGGCGCGATGGTCCGCTTTTTCCGCAGCGGCGATGGCGCGCTCGACCCGTTCAACGATGGCGACGAGAGCCGCGCCGAGATGGTGGAGGCTGCGCTTTCACGCTTTGAGGCGCCGCCGCGCCGCTTCCTGTTTGCGCCCAAATCCGGCTTCCAGAAGATCGAGCGAGGCAGCCTGCGCTTCGTGCTCGATTGCGGCGAGGCCCCGCCCCGGCCGTTTGCCGAACATGCGCGCGCCGGCGCCCTGAACTTCGAATTCTCCGACGGGCCGGCACGGATCGTCACCTCCTGCGGACATTCCTCGGAAGTGAATGTGGACTGGCAGGCCGCCGTACGCCGCACCAGTGCGCATTCGACGCTTGTGCTGGCCGGGCGCGACTCCTCGGTCTTCGTGCTGAACGAAGAGACGCGGATGCGCGCCGTGACCGGGCCGGAAGGCATCGCCGCCAAACGGCTGGAGGAGTCCAACGAGATCTGGCTGGACGCCCAGCATGCCGGATACAAGGCCTCCCACGGCCTGCTGCACCGGCGGCGCATCTTCGTTTCCGGCGAGGGCGACCGGCTGACGGGCGAGGACTCGCTCGTGCGGCCGATTTCCCAACCGCCAACGGACGACAAGAAGGGCATTCCCTTCGAAATCCGCTTCCATCTTCACCCGACGATCACCGCCCATATGGGACGCGAGGCGATCCGCCTTGTCAGTGAGACGGGCGCGGTCTGGCGCTTCAAGACCAGCCATGAGGGCGCGCGCCTGGAGCGGACGGTATATCTGGCACGCGGCGTGGTGGAGACGCCCGAGCAGATCGTGCTGGCCGGCTATGCCGACCCCAATGGCGATGGCAGCCAGCCGCCCAATTGCGTGCGCTGGGCCTTCATCCGCGAGCGACAGAACTAG
- a CDS encoding YdcH family protein gives MSHTPHELAADFPELADRIETLKASDAHFARLAGEYHELNREIHRIETDVTPASDATQTELRRRRMALKDELYARLKAPA, from the coding sequence ATGTCCCATACCCCGCACGAACTGGCCGCAGACTTCCCTGAGCTGGCAGACCGTATCGAGACGCTGAAAGCGTCCGATGCGCATTTCGCCCGGCTTGCCGGCGAATATCATGAGCTCAATCGCGAGATTCACCGGATCGAGACCGATGTGACCCCGGCCAGCGATGCAACGCAGACGGAGCTTCGCCGCCGTCGCATGGCGCTGAAGGACGAGCTGTATGCGCGCCTCAAGGCGCCAGCCTGA
- a CDS encoding NAD-dependent epimerase/dehydratase family protein, producing the protein MAKVLVTGATGFIAGHVIHQLVEAGHEVSGTARSAAKAAPLNAALSAYAGKPIHIKVHEADLTSDKGWAEAAEGVDYIHHIASPIPATVPKNADELIIPARDGALRALKAAKAAGVKRVVMTSSMAACAYGWGNDRPNPITEEHWSQDNGAPDMTPYIRSKLAAERAAWDYVKGEGQGLELTTINPALVLGPVMGADFSASVEILTQLMSGKLPGTPRTGFVIVDVRDVAAAHVAAMTHPAAAGERFLVGDRFIWFREAAEIIAREFPAYASKVPSRDIPGWALRLIALINPPAKQLIPELNRERHISSEKAKRVLGWQPRTSEEGVIAGARSLIEFGVV; encoded by the coding sequence ATGGCGAAAGTTCTGGTAACGGGGGCGACGGGTTTCATCGCCGGGCATGTGATCCACCAGCTAGTGGAAGCAGGCCATGAGGTTTCGGGCACGGCCCGCTCGGCGGCCAAGGCCGCGCCGCTGAACGCCGCGCTGAGCGCTTATGCCGGCAAGCCGATCCATATCAAAGTCCATGAAGCGGACCTGACCTCCGACAAGGGCTGGGCAGAGGCGGCCGAGGGCGTGGACTATATCCACCACATCGCCTCCCCCATTCCGGCGACCGTGCCGAAGAATGCCGACGAGCTGATCATTCCCGCCCGGGACGGCGCCCTGCGCGCGCTCAAAGCGGCGAAGGCGGCGGGCGTCAAACGCGTGGTGATGACCTCCTCCATGGCGGCCTGCGCCTATGGCTGGGGCAACGACCGGCCCAATCCGATCACGGAGGAACACTGGTCGCAGGACAATGGCGCCCCGGACATGACGCCCTATATCCGCTCCAAGCTCGCCGCCGAGCGCGCGGCCTGGGACTATGTGAAGGGCGAAGGCCAGGGGCTGGAGCTGACCACCATCAACCCTGCCCTCGTGCTGGGGCCGGTGATGGGGGCGGATTTCTCCGCCTCGGTCGAAATTCTCACGCAGCTGATGTCTGGCAAACTGCCGGGCACCCCGCGCACCGGCTTCGTGATCGTGGACGTGCGCGATGTGGCCGCCGCGCATGTGGCCGCGATGACTCATCCGGCAGCGGCGGGCGAACGCTTCCTTGTGGGCGACCGGTTCATCTGGTTCCGCGAGGCCGCCGAGATCATCGCCCGCGAATTCCCAGCCTATGCCTCAAAAGTTCCGTCCAGGGACATACCCGGCTGGGCGCTGCGCCTCATCGCCCTCATCAACCCACCCGCCAAACAACTCATCCCGGAACTCAACCGCGAACGCCACATCTCCAGCGAGAAGGCAAAGCGCGTGCTGGGCTGGCAACCGCGCACGAGCGAAGAGGGCGTGATTGCCGGGGCACGGAGCTTGATTGAGTTTGGGGTGGTTTGA
- a CDS encoding transcription antitermination factor NusB, with product MSGAAARLAAGRLLHLVLDKRRTLDEAMVADDAFSALEGSDRAFARAIASSALRHLGWIDQAVAPLLSRPLAATGAEIRALIRAGAAQLWFMDVPPHAAVSETVEAARMWAPARSGGSFLNAALRRVSERPSPAETLSPLALWPEWLAAALEQAYGTQTAEALALAQLEEPRLHLSAKADPAAVAAATGGTLMADGTVELDSGVVEILPGYSAGDWWVQDAAARLPARLLAPQAGERILDLCAAPGGKTLQLAAAGATVTALDRSRPRLERLKENLVRTGLHADVIVADGEAWAPPALFPKILLDAPCSALGTLKRHPEGAWIKTQGDAARFSGVQARLLDAATAMLSPGGTLVYCVCTPVPAEGVEIVEAAIAKGLLARAPVTADEIPGFEAALTPAGDVLTLPRPGHHHDAFYMARLTRPAA from the coding sequence ATGAGCGGCGCGGCGGCGAGGCTGGCGGCGGGGCGGTTGCTTCATCTGGTGCTGGACAAGCGCCGGACCCTGGACGAGGCCATGGTGGCCGATGACGCCTTCAGCGCGCTGGAAGGCTCCGACCGGGCCTTTGCGCGGGCGATTGCGTCGAGCGCGCTGCGCCATCTGGGCTGGATCGACCAGGCGGTGGCGCCGCTGCTGTCGCGCCCGCTGGCGGCAACGGGGGCGGAAATCCGCGCGCTGATCCGCGCGGGCGCTGCCCAGCTGTGGTTCATGGATGTGCCCCCGCATGCGGCGGTGTCTGAAACGGTGGAAGCGGCCCGGATGTGGGCCCCTGCCCGGTCTGGCGGGAGTTTCCTCAATGCGGCGCTGCGCCGGGTGAGCGAGCGGCCAAGCCCGGCCGAGACGCTGAGCCCGCTGGCGCTGTGGCCGGAATGGCTGGCCGCCGCGCTGGAGCAGGCCTACGGCACGCAGACGGCAGAGGCCCTCGCGCTGGCACAACTGGAAGAACCGCGCCTGCATCTTTCGGCAAAAGCTGACCCGGCAGCGGTCGCAGCCGCGACCGGCGGCACGCTGATGGCCGACGGCACGGTGGAGCTGGACAGCGGTGTCGTGGAAATCCTGCCCGGCTACAGCGCGGGCGACTGGTGGGTGCAGGACGCCGCCGCGCGCCTGCCCGCCCGCCTGCTGGCCCCGCAGGCCGGGGAACGCATCCTTGACCTTTGCGCGGCGCCGGGCGGCAAGACGCTGCAGCTGGCCGCAGCGGGGGCAACCGTTACCGCGCTCGACCGGTCCCGCCCCCGGCTCGAGCGGCTGAAGGAAAACCTGGTCCGCACGGGGCTCCACGCGGATGTGATTGTGGCTGATGGCGAAGCCTGGGCACCGCCTGCCCTCTTCCCGAAAATCCTGCTGGACGCGCCCTGCTCGGCGCTGGGCACGCTGAAACGCCATCCCGAAGGCGCCTGGATCAAGACGCAAGGGGATGCGGCGCGCTTCTCCGGCGTGCAGGCCCGCCTGCTGGACGCCGCCACCGCCATGCTGAGCCCCGGCGGAACGCTTGTTTACTGCGTTTGCACGCCGGTTCCGGCAGAAGGCGTCGAGATTGTGGAGGCAGCCATCGCCAAGGGCCTGCTGGCGCGCGCGCCCGTCACCGCCGATGAGATCCCCGGCTTTGAAGCGGCCCTGACCCCGGCAGGCGATGTGCTGACCCTACCCCGGCCGGGACACCATCACGACGCCTTCTACATGGCCCGCCTGACCCGGCCAGCAGCGTAA